The following coding sequences are from one Veillonella rodentium window:
- a CDS encoding YicC/YloC family endoribonuclease, producing MKSMTGFGCGTATADNLTCTVEIKSVNARYLDLFIRSPKQVNPFENLIREQIQQHIARGKVEVSVSIQDAGERPKTFTINCVLREQIQEMLVEQGFYTTIKEVPLSAVMSVSNEWIQQQDEPVAEDVMISVVTEATSRAVAQLLQMRSEEGHHIQEDLLSRISTLKSTIQRIDENKSVAVENYRNHIISKIKDYLIELEASISEDRFLQEIAILADKTDITEEIVRFTSHVVQLKNTLIDENPIGRKLDFILQEMNREVNTIGSKTVDSNVTEWVVHLKCELEKIREQVQNVE from the coding sequence ATGAAGAGTATGACAGGTTTCGGCTGCGGTACTGCTACTGCAGACAACCTTACTTGCACGGTTGAAATCAAATCCGTCAATGCACGATATTTAGATTTATTTATACGAAGTCCAAAACAAGTCAATCCTTTTGAAAATCTTATTCGAGAGCAGATACAACAACATATCGCTCGCGGTAAGGTAGAAGTATCCGTATCGATACAAGACGCAGGGGAACGGCCAAAAACTTTCACCATCAATTGTGTGCTGCGCGAGCAAATTCAGGAGATGTTGGTGGAGCAGGGATTTTATACAACCATTAAAGAGGTGCCCTTATCGGCTGTTATGTCCGTATCAAATGAATGGATTCAACAACAGGATGAACCTGTTGCGGAAGATGTCATGATATCCGTTGTGACGGAGGCGACGAGTCGGGCTGTTGCACAGTTATTACAGATGAGAAGTGAGGAAGGTCATCATATTCAAGAGGATTTGTTAAGTCGAATTTCTACGTTGAAATCAACGATTCAACGTATCGATGAAAATAAATCGGTTGCCGTAGAGAATTATCGAAATCATATTATATCAAAGATTAAAGACTATTTAATAGAGCTGGAAGCGAGTATCAGTGAGGACAGATTTTTGCAGGAAATTGCAATTCTTGCAGATAAGACCGATATTACTGAAGAGATTGTCCGATTTACCTCACATGTGGTACAATTAAAAAACACACTTATAGATGAGAATCCTATAGGACGTAAGCTTGATTTTATCCTGCAGGAGATGAATCGAGAGGTGAATACTATCGGCTCCAAAACAGTTGATTCAAATGTTACGGAGTGGGTCGTTCATTTAAAATGTGAGTTGGAAAAAATTAGAGAGCAAGTACAGAATGTGGAGTGA